CGGGTTGGGAGTCAAACTCGATCCGTCCAGCGTTCATAGCCATCACCTGGCGGCTGTAGCTGAGACCCACTCCTGTTCCTCTCTTTCGGTTGGTAAAGAAAGGCATAAAGATTTGATCGGATATTTCTGGAGGAATGCCTTCCCCGTTGTCGGTTACCTTCAGAACTATCCGGTTTTTTTCTGATTCAGCAGAAAGCACAATTTCCGCCTGATCTCTCCCCTCCACCGCCTGAACCGCATTCTTAACCAGGTTCAGCATCACCTGGGTAATCATCTGCTCATCGGCATGGATCTTCAGTTCAGAAGGCGGGCATTCAAAAGATATCCGGAGACCGGAATGTCCCTTATAGTGCTCTGTCAGGCTTTCCAGTTTTTCAAACAAATCAGAAACAACGAACTCTTTCAGGATTGGATCGGGGATTCGGGACAGGACCCGGTATGATTCAAAAAAAGTGGTAAGCCCTGCACTCTGTTCCGCAATGGCATTCAATCCTTTCAGAGTCTGCTGAACCGCAGCCGCCGGCACCTCAGTTCCGGCCACGATGATTTCGTCTTCCGCCCATATCTCTTTCAGGGTGGTGGAGATGGAGGTAATGGGCGCCAGGGAATTCATGATCTCATGACTCATGACCCGGATCAACCTGATCCAGTCGTCAATTTCTTTGCGTTCCATTCCGGCAGAAAGGTCCTGGAGGGTTATCACCCTGAGATCCTCTCCCTTCAGGTGGACCTCTACGGCCTGAAGGCCTAAAACTCTGTTCAGGCCGGTCTCCCTATCCTGAAAAGTAAGTTCTGAACGGTCCAGCGAATTCATCTCCTCCATCTTCCTGCAGAGACCCGGATACCATTGAGACAAAGCCCCGATATGGGTAAGTTGAGGCAAGTTCAGAAGCCTGAGTGCCTCCTCGTTAATGTGGTTTATATACCCGGTTTTCGAAAAAACCATCAGTCCGCTTGACAAATGCTCCAGGATCCGGCCAAAGTATTGCTCCTGCCTCTCATTACTCAGTTTCATCTCCCGGAAACTGTCATTCAGGCGGTTCAGGTGTTGGTGCAACTCATTGATGATCCTGCTTCGTTGTGTGGAGCTGTACTTGATGGAGGTGTCATCATTCTCAAGTGCCCTGAAGAAGAATAATACCTCCCGGTTCCAGCGGGTCAGCTGCATATAGAGCAATACCCCGAGCACCGACACGGAGATCCCCAGCAGGATGGCCAGATGGATCCTTGAGGACCATAGTGCCCAGCCCAGCAGCGTCGCGCTGATCACCAGGAGAATGATGAATACCGCCAGAGTATTCTAATGAGGTTTAAAGCCCATATTTCTTTATTTTATTGTAGAGGGTCTGCCGGGAAATTCCCAGCCGGGAGGCCACAGCAGTCATATTCCCTCCGTTCTTCTGCAGGGCATATCCAATCAGCCTGGCCTCCACCTCCTCCAGGCTTCCATCCAGGGATGCGGAAGAGTGCGTGCCAGCGACTGTAAACTGGAAGCTCTCCCTGTCGATGGTCTTTCCCTCTGCCAGGATCACTGCCCGCTCCATGCTGTGCTGGAGCTCTCTGACATTTCCGGGCCAGGACCATTTCTTAAGTGCCGCTTCGGCCGTTTTGTCCATCCTCAGTCCG
This portion of the Bacteroidales bacterium genome encodes:
- a CDS encoding ATP-binding protein, producing the protein MISATLLGWALWSSRIHLAILLGISVSVLGVLLYMQLTRWNREVLFFFRALENDDTSIKYSSTQRSRIINELHQHLNRLNDSFREMKLSNERQEQYFGRILEHLSSGLMVFSKTGYINHINEEALRLLNLPQLTHIGALSQWYPGLCRKMEEMNSLDRSELTFQDRETGLNRVLGLQAVEVHLKGEDLRVITLQDLSAGMERKEIDDWIRLIRVMSHEIMNSLAPITSISTTLKEIWAEDEIIVAGTEVPAAAVQQTLKGLNAIAEQSAGLTTFFESYRVLSRIPDPILKEFVVSDLFEKLESLTEHYKGHSGLRISFECPPSELKIHADEQMITQVMLNLVKNAVQAVEGRDQAEIVLSAESEKNRIVLKVTDNGEGIPPEISDQIFMPFFTNRKRGTGVGLSYSRQVMAMNAGRIEFDSQPGRTRFRLVF